Below is a window of Bacteroidales bacterium DNA.
GCCACTCATTAAAATAAATCAACAAAAAATTAGGCATGAAATGAAAGACTTAATTAATAAAGTGCATTGTGGTGACTGTTTAGAAGTGATGCAAAAAATTCCTAACAAATCAATTGATATGATTTTGTGTGATTTGCCTTATGGAACAACTCAAAATCAATGGGATAGCCTTATCCCATTAAATAAATTATGGGAACAATACGAAAGAATAATAAAAGACAACGGAGTAATAATTTTAACATCACAAGGTGTTTTTACTGCAAAATTAATATTAAGTAATGAAAAACTATTTAAATATAAAATTGTTTGGGAAAAATCAAAATCTACTAATTTTTTAAATGCAAAAAAACAACCGTTGAGAAAACATGAAGATATTTGTGTTTTTTACAAAAATCAGCCAGTTTATAATCCTCAGATGAGGAAAGGAGAGGCGTATAATAAAGGATTTAGAAAAGATCAACTAACAGGAAGTTATGGTGATTTTAAATCTGTCGAGGTAAAAAGTAATGGTGATAGATATCCAATTGATGTTGTTTATTTTAAGACGGCAGAAAGTGAAGGAGCAGTATATCATCCAACGCAAAAGCCTGTGGCACTTGGTCAATATTTAATTAGAACCTTTACAAATGCAGGCGAAATAGTTTTGGACAACACATGTGGAAGTGGAAGCTTTTTAGTTTCTGCGGTGCTTGAAAATAGAAATTTTATTGGAATAGAAAAAAATACAGATGTTCATTTATTCAAAAAAGAAACAATTGACTATATTAAAGTATGTAATGATAGAGTGAGTGAAGCAAAAAATAAAATTAAACCTAATATTTAATAGCATGACAAAAATCTCATATAATGAAAGAAGTTGGGCGATAGATCTCATCACGGAGATTAATTTATATGTTTCTAAAAACAACAAAACCATAAACCGTGCAGGCGGAGAAACAACAATAAATACTGGGGTAAAAAGATTATTCCCGGATGTTCTTTTGTATGGAAAAAATAGTGAAATACTAATGGGCTGGGAGCTTAAAATGCCAGACACATCAATTACAGATACTGAATTTATAAATAATGCTATATTAAAAGCAAATATTTTAGGTGTAAACAGCCTTCTACTATGGAATGTTGGAATAGCGGTTTTATATGTAAGAAAAGGTAATAATTTTACTCCAATAAAAAAATGGGATTCTCTAAAAGAGATAGCTACCGAAAGAAAAGAAATCGAAAGTCTAAAAAAAGAGTGGATAATAGTTCTTCATAATATTCTCAAGGATTTAAACGGCTTTTTTGATAGTGGAAAAATTGAAAAGAAAACATTTATTGAATCCTTTAAGGATAGTACAATCATAGAATTTATACTTAGAAATAGCTCGGTGGTAGCTGACGGTTTGCAAAAATCAGCCAGAAAAGATGTAAAATTTTTAGCAGAAGCGAATATTTGGTGGAGGCTAGCAAAGCTTGATTATCCAAAACAAAATCAATGGGAAATTTTATCAAAAATCATTCTTGTAAATTGGATTAACAAATTATTATTTGCCCATATCCTGATTGCTTTTTTTGATCCTGCTAAAAAAGTAGAATTTATTGGTACACAAATTACGATAGATGAAGCAATTGATATATTTAAAGAGATTTCAAAAGAGTGTAATTTTTGGAATGTTTTTCAGCCACAACTAGGAGAAAAGTATTTGGATGAAGAAACTTGGCTTGAAATTAAACAATTTAATGTTTTATTGAACGATATTGAGCTGTCAGTGATTGGACAAAAACTGCTTCAAGATTTGCTTCAAAATATAATTTACACTTCAAAAAGAAAAATTGCTGGACAATATACAACCCCTATGTTCTTGGCAAGATTTTTAACAAGTCTTACGATGGTAAATAAGGAGTTGTCTTTGCATGACCCATGTTGCGGAACTGGAACAATCGCAAGATCTGCTTATGATTTAAAAATAGAATCGGGTATTAGCTCAAAAACATCTCTACAATCAATTTTTTGTAGTGATAAGGTCGCTTTCCCTTTGCAAATTGCAACCCTAGCATTAACTGATCCAAAAAATATTGGTGAAATTATGCAAATCTTCAAAGAAGATTGCACAAAAATTAATATAGGGGATGAAATAGAACTCAAAGATCCTTATTCAGGAGAAATTATAAAAAAGAGATATGAAGGTGTTGATTACATGGTTTCTAATTTACCTTTTATACAACAAGAAGATCTTAATATTTTAAACCCAAATATCAAAGAGCTGACAGAAAAAATCATTTATAAACATACCGGACAACAATTACAGTTTTCAAAGGGCGACTTGTATTCATATTTGCCCTTTTATCTTTGGAATTTATTGAAACAAAATGGGAAGCTCGGAATTATAACCTCTAATTCTTGGCTTGCTACTGAATGGGGAGGGGTGTTTAGAAATACTTTAAATAAATTTTATCACATTGAAAATGTAATAATTTCAGGAAAAGGAAGATGGTTTAAAAATGCCGATGTTATTACAACAATTATTATTGCAAACAAAAGGAATTCAATCGAAGATATTAATCCTGATGAAAATACTAATTTTATAACAATCAATAGTGACCTAAATATTGCCAAAGATTACGATATTCAAGAAATAATAGAGAATATAATTGCCAATATTCCTAATGAGAATATTTCATTTCAAAAATATAAGACTCAAAGCTTGTTTGATCTAGGTATAAGCTGGAATTCTTTGTTTAGCGATATTTCTTGGGTGTCAAAAATAAAAAGCAAGCTAATACCTGCAAACAAATTATTTGATATAAACAGAGGAGAAAGACGTGGCTGGGATCCCATGTTTTATCCGGAAAGTAATCATAATATTGAAAATATCTATATCAGGCCAGTATTAAAAAGTTCAAGAGAAATTGAGAATTTAACAACTACGGCAGGATCTGAGGCTTTTTGTTGCAACAAAAGTGTTAAAGAATTAGGAGTACTTGGACATGATAACGCTTTATCCTGGATTAAAAAATTTGAGCATGAGGTAAATAAAAAAGGCAAACCCCTACCAAAAGTCTTAGAAAGAAGTGGCTGCTACTGGTATGAAATGAAAGATACGACAATGGCAGATTTTGTTGCAAGCATGAATTTTGATAAAAGAATATTTATTGCAAAATTAAACAAAAGATCATTTGTAAATCAGAGACTTACAAGATTTACGGTGAAAGACGACAATCTAGATCTGGAACTAATGCATGCTCTGTTAAACAGTGCCCTTGGAATATTTTTCATCGAATCAATTGGCTTCGGAAGAGGTCTTGGGGCGTTAGATTTAAGCTCTACGAGAATGAAGAAAAATCTAAACATGCTAAACCCTGATTTATTATCCAGTAAACAAAAACAAAGTATAAAAATGAAATTCGGAAAATTAAAAAATAGAAAAATATTACCTATTTTGGAAGAATTAAAATCAGCTGATAGAATCGATTTTGACAATATCGTTTTTGAGTCTTTTGAAATACAAGCATATAAAGATCAAATTATTGATTCTCTAAAAACTTTATATGAAATCAGAATGAATATCAGATTATAATTTTATCTTAAAAAATAAATCTATGAAAGCAACCGAAGCAAAATTAATCGATTTTCTAAAAAAATCACCTCAATTCATTATTCCTATTTACCAGCGTACATACAGTTGGAGCGAAAAGGAATGTCTTCAATTGTGGGAAGATATTTTACGCACTGGAAGTAACGACAAAATCACGGCACATTTTGTTGGATCTATTGTTTATGTAGAAAAAGGCCTTTATTCTGTCTCGAGCCAATCACCACTTCTTGTAATTGATGGGCAACAAAGACTTACAACGGTATCGCTAATGATAGAGGCGCTCGCTCGTGCCCTCGGTGAGAACGAACCTATTGAAGGATTTTCGGCAAAAAAAATGCGCAATTATTTTCTACTCAATCCTCTCGAAGAAGGAGAAAAAAAATACAAACTTATTTTGTCGCAAACGGATAAAACAACCTTGACGTCGCTACTCGATCAAAATTCATATCCAAAAGATTTTTCCGTGCGAGTAAAGGCTAATTTTGATTTTTTTACTGAAAAAATTACCGAAGAAAAAGACAACCTTTTGGCTGTCTGCAAAGGTTTGGCAAAACTTATTATCGTAGATATTTCTCTTAACCGTGATCAAGATAATCCGCAATTAATATTTGAAAGCCTAAATTCAACTGGGCGTGAATTAAGCCAAGCTGATTTGATCCGTAATTTTATTCTCATGGGGTTAGAGCATGAGCTCCAGTCAAAACTCTATGATCAATACTGGCGACCGATGGAAATAGATTTTGGCCAAGAAGGTTATGCTGTTTATTTCGACGGTTTCATGAGGCATTATCTCACTGTAAAGACAGGTGTAATACCAAAAGAGCGCGAAGTATATGAAGCGTTCAAGCAATATGCGCGTTCGCCGGAAATTTCCAGCATTGAAGCGCTTGTTTCTGACATTCGTACCTTTGCCGGGCATTACTGCGCTATGGCACTTGGCGCAGAAACCAATCAGGAACTTAAAATGGCATTTCATGACCTCAGAGAATTAAAAGTTGATGTTGCGTTTCCATTCCTATTAGAAATTTATAATGACTACAAAAAAGATATTTTATCTCCGGATGAATTATTAAAAATAGTACGACTTGTAGAAAATTATGTTTTTCGACGTGCTATATGCGGAATTCCGACTAACTCAATGAATAAAACTTTTGGAAATTTCTCTCGCAACTTGAAAAAGGATAGATATTTAGAAAGCGTACAAGCAAATTTTATGCTTCTACCATCTTATCGACGCTTTCCTGATGATGAAGAATTTAAACGAGAAATTAAGATTAAGGATGTTTATAATTTTCGTAGCCGCAGTTACTGGTTGCGTCGATTAGAAAATTACAATAGAAAAGAGCGTGTTCCTGTGGACGAATATACAATAGAACATATCATGCCCCAAAATGAGAACTTATCCGCAACATGGAGGGCAGAACTAGGTCCTGAATGGGAGCGCATTCAAAAAACATATCTTCATACATTGGGTAATCTCACTTTAACTGGTTACAATTCAGAATATAGCGACAGGCCGTTTATCGAAAAGCGAAACATGAAGGGTGGATTTTCAGAAAGCCCTCTAAAACTAAACAGATCGATTGCCGACAAAGAAACCTGGGCAGAAAAAAACATAATAGAACGCGCTGAAAGTCTGTCAACGCAAGCAATTGATGTTTGGTTTGCGCCAAAAATAGAAAGTAGCGTTTTGGAAGAATATAAACCTAAAACAGAACTTACAGAATATAGTATTGAAGATCATCCACACCTTGCGTCTGATCCTATGAAAAGCGTATTTAAAGAATTTCGTAAGCAAGTACTAGCACTTGATCCGTGCGTAACCGAAACATTTTTGAAATTATATGTTGCGTATAAAGCGGAAACTAATTTTGTCGATATTGTACCACAAGCGAAACGACTACGTCTTTCGTTAAATGTAACATTTGCAGAAATAAATGACCCGAAAGGTTTATGTAAGGATGTTTCGGCACTTGGACGCTGGGGCAATGGTGATGTTGAAGTTGGGCTCTCAAAAATTGAAGAAATCCCTTATATTATGAGTTTGGTACGCCAAGCATTTGAAAAGCAAATCGGACAAGAGACAGAGTAATAACTAAATAAGCCAAACAAATAGGCAAAAATTCCCTCCCCTTAAGCCCCTTCCTTTTTGCCTATTTGTTTAAAAAGAAAACAATAAGGAGTTTTAGATTTTGGGCATTCACCCCTACCCCTCTGCCCAAAACCTAAAACGAAAAACAAATTTATTATTATGTAGTCTATCAAAAGATTATTTATTAAAAATATTTTTTGAACAGCGTATAACACGGCATATCTGGTTCCAGAATTTTTCATTAATAGATAATAATAAGGAGTAAAAAATTCTTTCACCCATATTTGCCTTCGCTTTGCTCCGGCAAACATCAGATATGCCGAAACGTTATCGGAAATT
It encodes the following:
- the radC gene encoding DNA repair protein RadC; translation: MPKIKDIPKIDRPREKFLQKGADALSKSDLLAILLGSGIKGKNVKQLSEHIIKKFSKNFLNITVDDLLEISGIGQAKALQITSAISLVKRFYDENKTNEIVIKNSQDVLSLTYDLRDKKKEHLVCLYLNARNALLKKEIVSVGLLDKALLHPREIFYPATELNAASVILIHNHPSGDSSPSEKDNQIIENIVQAGEIMGIPVIDFIIVSQNNHCSFYEKLNKQKTSIDYVADGMQTTLFSLLEIEKPAYEISIEEQGFEEKMPLIKINQQKIRHEMKDLINKVHCGDCLEVMQKIPNKSIDMILCDLPYGTTQNQWDSLIPLNKLWEQYERIIKDNGVIILTSQGVFTAKLILSNEKLFKYKIVWEKSKSTNFLNAKKQPLRKHEDICVFYKNQPVYNPQMRKGEAYNKGFRKDQLTGSYGDFKSVEVKSNGDRYPIDVVYFKTAESEGAVYHPTQKPVALGQYLIRTFTNAGEIVLDNTCGSGSFLVSAVLENRNFIGIEKNTDVHLFKKETIDYIKVCNDRVSEAKNKIKPNI
- a CDS encoding N-6 DNA methylase, which translates into the protein MTKISYNERSWAIDLITEINLYVSKNNKTINRAGGETTINTGVKRLFPDVLLYGKNSEILMGWELKMPDTSITDTEFINNAILKANILGVNSLLLWNVGIAVLYVRKGNNFTPIKKWDSLKEIATERKEIESLKKEWIIVLHNILKDLNGFFDSGKIEKKTFIESFKDSTIIEFILRNSSVVADGLQKSARKDVKFLAEANIWWRLAKLDYPKQNQWEILSKIILVNWINKLLFAHILIAFFDPAKKVEFIGTQITIDEAIDIFKEISKECNFWNVFQPQLGEKYLDEETWLEIKQFNVLLNDIELSVIGQKLLQDLLQNIIYTSKRKIAGQYTTPMFLARFLTSLTMVNKELSLHDPCCGTGTIARSAYDLKIESGISSKTSLQSIFCSDKVAFPLQIATLALTDPKNIGEIMQIFKEDCTKINIGDEIELKDPYSGEIIKKRYEGVDYMVSNLPFIQQEDLNILNPNIKELTEKIIYKHTGQQLQFSKGDLYSYLPFYLWNLLKQNGKLGIITSNSWLATEWGGVFRNTLNKFYHIENVIISGKGRWFKNADVITTIIIANKRNSIEDINPDENTNFITINSDLNIAKDYDIQEIIENIIANIPNENISFQKYKTQSLFDLGISWNSLFSDISWVSKIKSKLIPANKLFDINRGERRGWDPMFYPESNHNIENIYIRPVLKSSREIENLTTTAGSEAFCCNKSVKELGVLGHDNALSWIKKFEHEVNKKGKPLPKVLERSGCYWYEMKDTTMADFVASMNFDKRIFIAKLNKRSFVNQRLTRFTVKDDNLDLELMHALLNSALGIFFIESIGFGRGLGALDLSSTRMKKNLNMLNPDLLSSKQKQSIKMKFGKLKNRKILPILEELKSADRIDFDNIVFESFEIQAYKDQIIDSLKTLYEIRMNIRL
- a CDS encoding DUF262 domain-containing protein, yielding MKATEAKLIDFLKKSPQFIIPIYQRTYSWSEKECLQLWEDILRTGSNDKITAHFVGSIVYVEKGLYSVSSQSPLLVIDGQQRLTTVSLMIEALARALGENEPIEGFSAKKMRNYFLLNPLEEGEKKYKLILSQTDKTTLTSLLDQNSYPKDFSVRVKANFDFFTEKITEEKDNLLAVCKGLAKLIIVDISLNRDQDNPQLIFESLNSTGRELSQADLIRNFILMGLEHELQSKLYDQYWRPMEIDFGQEGYAVYFDGFMRHYLTVKTGVIPKEREVYEAFKQYARSPEISSIEALVSDIRTFAGHYCAMALGAETNQELKMAFHDLRELKVDVAFPFLLEIYNDYKKDILSPDELLKIVRLVENYVFRRAICGIPTNSMNKTFGNFSRNLKKDRYLESVQANFMLLPSYRRFPDDEEFKREIKIKDVYNFRSRSYWLRRLENYNRKERVPVDEYTIEHIMPQNENLSATWRAELGPEWERIQKTYLHTLGNLTLTGYNSEYSDRPFIEKRNMKGGFSESPLKLNRSIADKETWAEKNIIERAESLSTQAIDVWFAPKIESSVLEEYKPKTELTEYSIEDHPHLASDPMKSVFKEFRKQVLALDPCVTETFLKLYVAYKAETNFVDIVPQAKRLRLSLNVTFAEINDPKGLCKDVSALGRWGNGDVEVGLSKIEEIPYIMSLVRQAFEKQIGQETE